The Bartonella birtlesii IBS 325 genome has a window encoding:
- a CDS encoding helix-turn-helix transcriptional regulator, whose amino-acid sequence MTENDILLTDRESAKLLHMSISTFRHHVTNGSLPKPLKFGFLSRWLQSDLINVIEQAKQQRQSDAA is encoded by the coding sequence ATGACAGAAAATGATATTCTTTTAACAGACCGTGAAAGTGCAAAATTGCTTCATATGAGTATCTCAACATTCCGCCATCATGTAACCAATGGCTCGCTCCCAAAACCTTTAAAATTTGGTTTTTTATCGCGTTGGTTACAATCAGATCTTATCAATGTCATCGAGCAAGCAAAACAGCAACGTCAAAGTGACGCGGCATAA
- a CDS encoding M3 family metallopeptidase — translation MTKAAVLDWKGLSGLPDFFSISDEDFKPAFEQALQEAEEELEMIATVREAPTLENFLQHFELCGKALDRVCSIFFLRASAHSNALIQQLEQEFVVKLSHYSSKIMMDTRIFAKIDVLYKQSQQGMYDSETTRVLELWWKKFVCNGAKLDEKGKKRLVEINEKLAFLNATFGQHVLKDEAEWVLFLEQTDLSGLPDDLIASMKEMACERGNEGAYALTLARSVVDPFLKFSHRRDLREVAFQAWSKRGENNNENDNRAIILEIVALRDEKAKLLGYKSFADLKLDNTMAKSVNAVMNLLTPVWERARAKASSEQIELQNFANNHGSNETLKAWDWRYYAEKLRAEKFSFDSSEIKYYFQLDRMIEAAFGVAEKLFGITFEEKNAVTLWHPDARLWEVRKSDGSLLGHFIGDYFARSSKRSGAWMSGLQSQHKLDCGQKPIIYNVCNFAKPPKGEIALLSLDDARTLFHEFGHALHGLLSDVTWPSVAGTSVSRDFVELPSQLYEHWLTVPEVLKSYATHIKTGLPMPQTLMDKVLSAQTFNAGFSAVEFTSSALVDMAFHQGEKITDPTMFERQELEKLQMPDTIIMRHRPPHFTHIFSGDGYAAGYYSYMWSEVLDADAFQAFEETGDVFNSKLADRLKRFIYSAGGSCDPEELYKAFRGRLPSPEAMIKKRGL, via the coding sequence ATGACAAAAGCAGCAGTGCTGGACTGGAAGGGACTTTCAGGGCTTCCAGATTTTTTTTCAATAAGTGATGAAGATTTCAAACCCGCTTTTGAACAAGCTCTTCAAGAAGCAGAGGAAGAACTAGAGATGATTGCAACGGTGCGAGAAGCACCAACGCTTGAGAATTTTTTGCAACATTTTGAGCTTTGTGGCAAAGCGCTTGATCGTGTATGTTCAATATTCTTCTTGCGCGCAAGTGCTCATAGTAACGCATTGATTCAGCAGTTAGAGCAAGAATTTGTTGTAAAACTTTCTCACTATTCTTCAAAAATTATGATGGATACACGGATATTTGCAAAAATAGATGTGCTTTATAAACAGTCGCAGCAAGGTATGTATGATAGTGAAACGACACGTGTACTTGAATTATGGTGGAAAAAGTTTGTTTGCAACGGTGCAAAACTTGATGAAAAAGGTAAAAAACGACTTGTTGAAATTAATGAAAAGCTTGCTTTTTTAAATGCTACTTTTGGTCAGCACGTCTTAAAAGATGAAGCTGAATGGGTTTTGTTTTTAGAACAAACAGATTTATCTGGTTTGCCTGATGATCTCATTGCTTCAATGAAAGAAATGGCATGCGAAAGAGGAAATGAAGGAGCTTATGCCTTAACATTAGCACGTTCAGTTGTTGATCCTTTTTTGAAATTCTCTCATCGTCGTGATTTACGTGAAGTAGCATTCCAAGCTTGGTCTAAACGTGGTGAAAATAATAACGAGAATGATAATCGAGCAATTATTTTAGAGATTGTTGCACTTAGAGATGAGAAGGCTAAATTATTGGGGTATAAATCTTTTGCAGATTTAAAGCTTGATAATACCATGGCCAAAAGTGTTAATGCGGTTATGAATTTGCTTACACCTGTATGGGAAAGGGCAAGAGCTAAGGCTTCTAGCGAACAGATTGAATTGCAAAACTTTGCGAACAATCATGGAAGCAATGAAACTTTAAAAGCTTGGGATTGGCGTTATTACGCTGAAAAACTTCGCGCTGAAAAATTTTCTTTCGATAGCTCTGAAATTAAATATTATTTTCAGCTTGATCGCATGATTGAAGCGGCTTTTGGAGTGGCAGAAAAACTCTTTGGCATTACATTTGAAGAAAAAAATGCCGTTACACTTTGGCATCCTGATGCACGTTTGTGGGAAGTAAGAAAATCTGATGGAAGCCTGCTTGGACATTTTATTGGTGATTATTTTGCGCGTTCATCAAAACGGTCTGGGGCATGGATGAGTGGTTTGCAGTCACAACATAAACTGGATTGTGGACAAAAGCCTATTATCTATAATGTTTGTAATTTTGCTAAGCCACCCAAAGGAGAAATTGCCCTTTTATCACTTGATGATGCGCGCACACTTTTCCACGAATTTGGGCATGCGTTGCATGGTTTACTTTCTGATGTAACATGGCCATCTGTAGCGGGAACATCGGTTTCGCGGGATTTTGTTGAACTCCCTTCTCAACTTTACGAACATTGGCTAACTGTACCAGAGGTTTTAAAATCTTATGCTACGCATATAAAAACAGGGCTTCCTATGCCACAAACATTGATGGATAAAGTTTTATCAGCACAGACATTTAATGCTGGTTTTTCTGCAGTTGAATTTACCTCATCAGCTTTAGTGGATATGGCTTTTCATCAAGGCGAAAAGATAACTGATCCAACAATGTTTGAGCGTCAAGAATTAGAAAAGTTACAAATGCCTGATACAATTATTATGCGTCATCGTCCTCCGCATTTTACGCATATATTTTCAGGAGATGGTTATGCCGCTGGTTACTATTCTTATATGTGGTCGGAAGTACTTGATGCTGATGCTTTTCAGGCTTTTGAAGAAACGGGTGACGTTTTTAATTCAAAGCTTGCTGATAGGTTGAAACGTTTTATTTACTCGGCTGGGGGAAGTTGTGATCCAGAAGAGCTTTATAAAGCTTTTCGGGGGCGACTGCCTTCACCGGAGGCAATGATTAAAAAACGTGGACTATAA
- the typA gene encoding translational GTPase TypA: MQLRNIAIIAHVDHGKTTLVDELLKQSGNFRDNQRTSERMMDSNDIEKERGITILAKVTSVVWQDTRINIVDTPGHADFGGEVERILNMVDGAIVLVDAAEGPMPQTKFVVGKALKVGLRPIVAINKIDRADARADEVINEVFDLFAALDATDEQLDFPILYGSGRDGWMAETSKGPKDQGLSPLFDLIIRHVPSPSIAEGPFRMIGTILEADPFLGRIITGRIHSGSIKSNQNVKVLGQDGKLLETGRISKILAFRGLERQPIEESIAGDIVAIAGLQKGTVADTFCDPAVNEPLTAQPIDPPTVTMSFLVNDSPLAGTEGDKVTSRIIRDRLLKEAEGNVALKIEESADKDSFYVSGRGELQLAVLIENMRREGFELSVSRPRVVMQKDENGITLEPIEEVVIDVDEEYSGTVVQKMSERKAEMVELRPSGGNRVRLVFYAPTRGLIGYQSELLTDTRGTAIMNRLFHAYEPYKGDIGGRVNGVMISNDSGESVAYALFNLEDRGPMIIDAGVKVYQGMIIGIHSRDNDLEVNVLKGKKLTNMRASGKDEAVKLTPPLKMTLERALSWIQDDELVEVTPKNIRLRKLYLDPNERKRFEKTRASTSS, translated from the coding sequence ATGCAATTGCGTAATATCGCCATCATTGCCCACGTTGATCATGGCAAAACAACACTCGTAGACGAGCTTCTCAAACAATCAGGGAACTTTCGCGATAATCAGCGTACCAGTGAACGTATGATGGATTCAAACGACATTGAAAAAGAACGCGGAATTACAATTCTAGCAAAAGTGACATCCGTTGTTTGGCAAGATACCCGAATTAACATTGTTGATACACCCGGTCACGCCGATTTTGGTGGAGAAGTTGAACGCATTTTAAATATGGTCGATGGAGCAATTGTGCTTGTTGATGCAGCTGAAGGCCCCATGCCGCAAACAAAATTTGTCGTTGGTAAAGCCTTAAAAGTAGGATTACGCCCAATTGTTGCTATCAATAAGATTGACCGAGCTGATGCACGTGCTGATGAAGTTATCAATGAGGTTTTTGACCTTTTTGCGGCTCTTGATGCAACCGATGAACAGCTTGATTTTCCTATTCTCTATGGATCAGGCCGTGATGGATGGATGGCTGAAACCTCTAAGGGACCAAAAGATCAAGGGCTAAGCCCTCTATTTGACCTTATAATCCGCCATGTCCCTTCTCCTAGTATAGCAGAAGGACCATTTCGTATGATCGGAACTATTCTTGAAGCAGATCCATTTTTGGGACGAATTATTACTGGACGCATTCATTCGGGCTCTATAAAATCCAATCAAAATGTTAAAGTTCTTGGACAAGATGGAAAACTTTTAGAAACTGGGCGTATTTCAAAAATTTTGGCATTTCGTGGACTAGAACGGCAACCCATTGAAGAAAGTATTGCTGGTGATATCGTAGCAATTGCAGGTCTACAGAAAGGTACCGTTGCTGATACTTTCTGTGATCCTGCTGTCAATGAACCTCTCACCGCTCAACCAATTGACCCTCCTACTGTTACTATGAGTTTTCTTGTCAATGATAGTCCCCTTGCAGGAACTGAAGGCGATAAAGTAACAAGTCGTATTATCCGTGATCGTTTGTTAAAAGAAGCAGAAGGTAATGTAGCCCTTAAAATTGAAGAATCAGCCGATAAAGATTCTTTCTACGTTTCAGGGCGAGGAGAATTGCAACTTGCAGTTCTCATTGAAAATATGCGTCGTGAAGGGTTTGAACTTAGTGTTTCGCGTCCACGTGTCGTTATGCAAAAAGATGAAAACGGAATAACTCTTGAACCAATCGAGGAAGTTGTTATCGATGTTGATGAGGAATATTCTGGAACTGTCGTTCAAAAAATGTCCGAACGTAAAGCTGAAATGGTTGAGCTGCGTCCTTCTGGGGGTAATCGTGTCCGCCTTGTCTTTTACGCACCAACGCGAGGTCTTATCGGCTACCAATCAGAGCTTTTAACGGATACACGTGGTACAGCAATTATGAATCGTCTCTTCCACGCCTATGAACCTTATAAAGGAGATATTGGTGGTCGTGTGAATGGTGTTATGATCTCAAACGATAGCGGTGAATCTGTTGCTTATGCTCTTTTTAATCTCGAAGACCGTGGACCTATGATCATCGATGCTGGCGTTAAAGTCTATCAAGGTATGATTATTGGTATACACTCACGTGATAATGACTTGGAAGTGAATGTTTTAAAAGGAAAAAAACTGACCAATATGCGCGCTTCTGGAAAAGATGAAGCCGTAAAATTAACCCCTCCACTTAAAATGACATTAGAACGTGCCCTATCGTGGATACAAGATGATGAACTTGTAGAAGTAACTCCTAAAAATATTCGTCTGCGCAAACTCTATCTGGACCCAAATGAACGCAAACGTTTTGAAAAAACACGTGCATCAACTTCAAGCTAA
- the mgtE gene encoding magnesium transporter produces MTEIKMTFDFKNSSPETLAEELKNYHFADSIDIINDLDIMERVAILSLLPLDYTIELFDKPELEQPAAILELLPVNRSVEILDGMSADAAADVFQEMDKETRTRLYALLKPLTRAELKKLTSYPDHTAGALMTTEFIAVPANWTVKKTLDHIRDVERTRETVYTSYVIDPKTGTLLKAVSLRNLILASPDDQILNVSTHDTPITISPFTHHEDIARLFQRHDLLSVPVIDDCNHVIGIVTVDDVLDTMVDEMSEDAYKFGGMEALDKPYMQINFLGMMKKRGGWLALLFLGEMLTASAMQYFETELEKVITLTLFIPLIMSSGGNSGSQATSLIIRALALRELTLKDWWKIILREIPAGICLGLLLGVIGMMRIAIWQELGIYNYGEHWIFIAITVGTALVGIVTFGSLSGSMLPFILKRLGFDPASASAPLVATLVDVMGIIIYFSVASLILSGTLL; encoded by the coding sequence ATGACTGAAATTAAAATGACCTTCGACTTCAAAAATTCCTCTCCAGAAACTCTTGCCGAAGAATTAAAGAATTATCATTTTGCTGACTCGATTGATATCATCAATGATCTCGATATCATGGAACGCGTAGCTATCTTAAGCCTTTTGCCTCTTGATTATACCATTGAACTCTTTGACAAACCAGAACTTGAACAACCTGCAGCTATTCTTGAACTTCTTCCTGTGAATCGTTCAGTTGAAATTCTTGATGGCATGTCTGCTGATGCTGCTGCTGATGTCTTTCAGGAAATGGATAAAGAAACCCGCACGCGGCTTTATGCATTGCTCAAACCCTTAACACGTGCTGAACTAAAAAAACTTACCAGTTACCCTGATCATACAGCAGGTGCACTGATGACAACAGAGTTTATTGCTGTTCCAGCAAACTGGACCGTAAAAAAAACTCTAGATCATATTCGTGATGTTGAACGAACACGTGAAACAGTTTATACAAGTTATGTTATCGACCCTAAAACTGGTACTCTTCTCAAGGCTGTTTCACTGCGTAACCTTATTCTTGCCTCTCCTGATGATCAAATTCTAAACGTCTCGACACATGACACACCCATTACAATATCTCCCTTTACGCATCATGAAGATATCGCTCGTCTTTTTCAGCGCCATGATCTTCTTTCTGTACCAGTTATCGATGACTGTAACCATGTTATTGGTATTGTGACGGTTGACGACGTACTTGATACAATGGTTGATGAAATGAGTGAAGATGCCTACAAATTTGGAGGTATGGAAGCTCTTGATAAACCCTATATGCAGATCAACTTTCTAGGGATGATGAAAAAACGTGGTGGCTGGCTGGCTTTACTTTTTCTTGGAGAAATGTTGACAGCAAGTGCTATGCAATATTTCGAAACAGAGCTTGAAAAAGTCATCACTCTCACACTATTCATTCCTCTTATCATGAGCTCGGGAGGAAACTCCGGATCGCAAGCAACATCCCTCATTATTCGTGCACTAGCATTACGTGAACTCACACTCAAAGACTGGTGGAAAATCATCCTCCGTGAAATTCCAGCAGGGATATGTCTTGGCCTTTTACTCGGAGTTATTGGAATGATGCGTATTGCTATTTGGCAAGAACTCGGTATTTATAACTATGGTGAACATTGGATTTTCATTGCCATAACGGTAGGTACAGCTTTAGTTGGAATTGTTACATTTGGCTCCTTGTCTGGCTCCATGCTTCCTTTTATTCTGAAACGTCTTGGATTTGATCCAGCAAGTGCTTCAGCTCCTCTTGTCGCAACTTTAGTGGATGTTATGGGAATTATTATCTACTTTTCTGTAGCTTCCCTTATCTTGTCTGGTACTCTACTCTAA